One Candidatus Paceibacterota bacterium genomic window carries:
- a CDS encoding SET domain-containing protein-lysine N-methyltransferase: protein MYRKQEPARVSVKRSQAGLGLFADQVIEKGQFVIEYTGEIITNDEADRRANKYLFEINTKWTMDGSGRENIARYINHSCRPNCETDVIKHTIKVYAKRKIQPGEELTYDYGKSYVDEYIKPHGCKCNKCRTPQDTSQK from the coding sequence TGTATCGAAAACAAGAACCAGCACGCGTTTCTGTTAAGCGCTCCCAGGCTGGACTCGGTCTTTTTGCTGATCAAGTAATAGAGAAAGGACAGTTTGTGATCGAATACACCGGCGAGATCATAACGAACGACGAAGCTGACAGACGCGCAAACAAGTATCTCTTTGAGATCAATACGAAGTGGACCATGGACGGAAGCGGCCGAGAAAACATTGCTCGTTACATTAATCACTCCTGTCGGCCGAACTGCGAGACCGACGTTATCAAACACACGATCAAGGTCTACGCTAAGCGTAAAATACAGCCCGGCGAAGAGCTGACCTACGACTACGGCAAGTCGTATGTTGATGAATACATCAAACCACATGGCTGTAAGTGCAATAAGTGCCGTACTCCTCAAGATACTTCGCAGAAATAG